Genomic DNA from Pectinophora gossypiella chromosome 20, ilPecGoss1.1, whole genome shotgun sequence:
TTTGTTTCTATtccggctatacagggtgttagtgacttcgtaacgaaaactttgagggatgattcagagttgatatcaagtggaattttccgtcgcaaaagtatggataggaaaataattaaaaaaaaacacaaaaaaattcatgaattttttcacaggaaattccacttgatatcaactcagaatcatggtctgaatcatccccctcaatattcgttacggtgtcactaacacccatacctacttgtatggctaccgtatgtacttgtacggggtgtaagtgacatcgtaacgaatactgagagggatgattcagctgattattctgagttaatatcaagtggaattttccgtcgcaaaagtatagaattgaaaataattttaaaaactaaaaaaaaatacatttttgcgacggaaaaatccacttgatatcgactcagaatcatggtctgactcatccctcaaagttttcgttacgatgtcactaacaccctgtatatgttacTGATTGACGATGTTATTCGTATTTCTATATTCTGTGCTCGcagcatttcataattttttattGCTATGCATACctatagtaaaaatataaaaactcatctataacaataagaataatattttcagAATACTTAACACGAGAACGAAAGATTGTATGGAATGTCTGGGTCTCTTGTGATCGGGACAACTTTAAttagattacttacttataacaaaaGTGCAATAGTTAGGTAGATCAAATCAAACTgttatttgctagagcgagGAAAAGAGCAGGAGTGCGGCCGCGGAATCGACCAGACGCTCGACAACGTGGAAAAAATGCGAGGCGATAGAATGCTGGCATCCTTTCGCCTCCGATCACGTGCGGGCTCGCACTATGCCACGCTATGCTGTGTGTTATGTCCTTATAGCGCCgatatttttagtacctaccgtCCCTAGGTAGATTTGGGTTGTGCAGTGCAGAATCGAAGAAATTTTGAACTATTGGGCAATGGCTCTAGGGTGAACTAGGTCAATAATTTTAGTTGCGAAGCAACCACTAAGTTCCTGTTACACATGAAATGTTTTTGTATCACCAGAAGCTAATGGATTAGAGAGGAAGTGAGGTCCTCATCATAAGTCATCGCACAGATGCATATGGTATAGATTTTCACCTTTTTCCGAAGGAATAACTTATCGCTTGTTTAAGAGACAGTGAAGAGGTCCCAATACCAAAGCGACGCGGTCACGCACACGTTAGACAGGGGCGCGAAACGTTAGGGTTTAAGATTACGCCGAGATATTAGACTTGCTCCTTCCAGGGGATCAACCGGTCGTTGTCCAGGTTGTACTACTGTGGAACCAGAAAGTATTTCATATTTCACAGATTAAAGTGTCAATCGAAACtcgtatcatagaataaggaataatactgcatatagaacggcaactctccgctccacaccagcggctgagctgggattacctcaccccctcggtcttactttagtcttaatggcgtcagacgtcacacacacagatgcgcgggGACAATAAACTTGTAttaatagcttttttttttttttttttttttttttttgacgtgacttattgtagatttgccgcagatggcattaactacttggccggacaaatggggagcgctgaaggctctcacccggtacaacgtttaagacaacaggcctgagggtgcccagttgggcgcgaacctcggctcagggcgtcgtctgagaggaaaaatatttgaaagaattaatcgaccctagtgggtcgatagcgataagcgctgaatgagggaaatcgtcgaccacgccggcggggtcggtatcggggacctgaagtgtttggtgtcgcgagctgattggctgcctctatggctagtatTAATAGCGTGTataggtgttttgtatgaaatatccGGGGTGTGCTCGTGTGTTGCGCAGATAACAATGTGAACTTGTGTAGGTGTTATGTCACGTACCTATTAGTGTAACATGGTAACAGCATATTTGGACTACCTAGAtacgagtaggtaggtacatatttcAGCACGCTATGAATGGCTGGTGAGTGGTGCCTATGTAGACTTGTGGGTGTTTCCCGCTGGACAGATTAATCGATCCCAGTATTTCTCGTTCGGCATAATCTATTTATCAAATTGGAAAGCGTGTTTTCGTTCGGCAGATCATATTTGTGCCTACAGTCATTTTGAAAATAGttcaattgaaaataaaaaaaacgtgtgaaaaaaaatattctggtACGTCAATTAAGTTTTCACGATATGCaggatgtaagtgacaccgtaacgtatAATGAGgtgaatgattctgagttgatatcaagtagaatttcctgacggaaaattcatgaaaatttttaattattttcagttacttttgcgacgaaaaattccacttgataagaactcacaatcatggtctgaattatccctcaaagttttcggtacGATGATACTAACATCCTGTAGAATTAGCCtttcgtaaacttaattcacctgagCTAATTCACCTAGGTGCATTAAACTTTTAGTAACCTGCATCGCTCGTGGTGAAACAAAAGAcatctaatataaataaataataaactttattcacCCAGTCATAGTAATGGTTCTAAGGTGTAACGTACCATTTCCAGAAAATGACCTACAGTAATATTTTCATGTAATAGGCTTAATTGGGCCTCAAGTATAAATTCTTCGTTTGTTATAACCTATGTCGCTTTGGTGTGCGCTTGATATCTGCGTCTTTTTTGAATGCCGCGATTAGATCAAGCAGGCTTctacctattatatttttttattattctactGAGTGTAGTGTGAAAACTTTCCACATAATTATTAGTTCGGTGTCTTTCTGCAAAAACCGACCATAAAAGTATGTTTTCTGGGTTAAAGGGGGTGAATTAGctcaggtgaattaagtttacgaagGGATTTTTACTGATCAAAAGGTTCAATACTTCGGTGAATAAAGTAAACTTGAAGTGAATTTAATGCACCCAGGTGATTAAGGTGAATAAAGTTtttcaaaagtaaatttaatGCACCCTGGTGATTAAAAATTactaaaagtttgtttaatgcacctaggtgaattagctcaggtgaattaagtttacgaagGGAGAATTTTAAAGTGAGGGCGTGACCCGCGGTTAGTGCACGTGACGTCATAGTACAACACTCGCTCGCATTCGTTacatgagattgtggtcaaacgcgagcctagttattaaaaaaaaagaaaaaatacgccCGCCccgtattacatgggacttaaacatacttAGCTGGCGAGTAGTGGGTTTGTATAAACTACTTAtacgcctctgcctacccctttgaggatacaggcgtgattttatgaatagacctttaacaacgttagaaagaatcAGCTAcatgtatgagaatgtcaaattttccttcaaacctgtgtcttgcaatctttgagggccaATTACTTCGTTTTTTGTCCATGTTAAGAGTACTTTTTTAGATGTTTCTAAatgcctattaaatggagcagtttttagaaatactttcagggtccattaCAATATCATGTCGTATGTGTGTGTTATTCTTCAGCAAAGaattaacaactgtcaaatgAATAttacttccgataacttttttatctttgatttggctGTTGTCATATTTTCAGCTAGTGGTCCACTATCTAAGGGATATGTATGAAGGatatgtaagaaaaataattattaagaaagaaataGTAACGAAATGATGAGTTCTGAAGTAAGGTacaaaatctagaaaaaggtacaaagtggatcatatctcctaaaccgtaaggAGTAAACATAGGAGTGTTTCTCGTAGCGAATGAGCTCCTCTATCTGagttttcattttgaactttaaCTTCTGGGCCACTCTGTATAGATAAAACCTCATGATTTGCTGTAGACAAACCTTTAAAGGCTACTTTCAGGTTTGTTAGGTACATACTTCGGGCTACTTGCGTTGCGATATGAAATCAGGTattttaggtaaataaataaataaaataaatatcatggGACATTGACCCCGGTTGACTTAGTCCCAAACAATATAGAAAAGATAGGTATGTCCATTTACAAAGagttatatttattagttaGTTTATATTTGtcagttacttatttattatttgttttttatgtaacgtgttaaacctaaataaagattttatctatctattatgAGAAAGTCAACGTACTTAGTTTTGCATTTTTACGCCCGCATTTCAGCGACAAATATCTACTTATTTGTTGTTAAATacttaaaagtaataataaaggaAAGGATTTCTTCAAAGCAACTTACTGAGAGTAACGGAATTAAGTGTGAAGAGTGTTAAAAAGATAGCTAATGTTGTTGAGATTGATGTAGTTGCTATTTGGTAGTTTTAGCATTTTCCCATATGTAGTTGCTGACAGTAATAAGGGAATATTCCCATtctgggaacgttcccggcagtaaaaaggcacaaaacttatgtaaaaagagctttatcacctgacctttaggcagataagaccagagtacaacaaagaacaatttgtaaaaaaagcagccagtgttcttactattaaagaatttttacaacgggaacattcccactttggaaaattcccgggaacgcCACCACTGGTTATTGCAACAAgaatacgctagtttccaactagtcaaaccagttactttttactaaacgtcaaaacacgaaattactattttaaaaggcacactgacgtcatagaaaaacatatacaatgtcggacttattattacgtttttttggtaaaaattcataaataagatagggaaatagaaaaaaagaaatttttttcgttagtttcagttctgtctttatttagtaatcaaaattttataatttatcttgaaacaCGACCCATAAATAAGTAAAGATAACAAAAATTGAGAAATGCTGTCATTAGGTTTAATACCCGTAATTCGGGCTACTAGGGAGTCTCCACAGACTTACCTATCTCTATTGCATGTTGGGGTGGGGAAGTACCACCTACTAAACTGCTTAGGTACCTTTCATGATACTGCcaaatcttcttcttcgtcgttccctcactgctgaggatcgcgaccacaggttatggttttccactcggtacggctatatgctgcgtggaccgccctctacATGCTGCCgaccaccgtcttcttcacgatgtcagaccacctcgtaggcgcccttcctcgcgcataATTTACCTAACTTGTCGAAAATAGGACTTGACGAATTACCAATTTGACATTATATGACAGACTTCACTATAGTCGTGAAATTCAAACCTCTATTCTACTGAACTTCTCGTcgttctggattcgaacctgcgacctcgcgATGAGAGTTAAGCGCAACAACTGGCCTACCAGAGGTCAAGTTAAGTTTAGTCGTGCCAAGCAGGCATCAAAAAGAAACAACACGAAACATTTAACTCTTACCTATTAatctataatacagggtgttagtgacatcgtaacgaaagcttagagggatgattgaacccatgattctgagttgatatgaagtagaattttcaataattaaaaaagtaagtacacaaaaaaaaatcatggattttccgagaggaatttccacttaatatcaactcagaatcgtggtctgaatcatccccttcagtattcgttatggtgtcactaacaccatactTACTTGCGCATgcctacctgtatgtacttgtatggggtataagtgacatcgtaacgaatactgataggGATgcttcagctgattattctgagttaatataaggtgaaattttccatcgcaaaagtatagaattcaaaataatttaaaatagctgaaaaagaatcatgaattttgcgacggaaaattacacttgatattatctaAGAATCAGTTGATcgaatcgtcatgttgagtatggaaatacttttcgatcttcgtaAACTGCTCCGTATCAGGGAGACACTCCGCGGCCCGGCctacctatcgcacctggaacttttttgttttcacgagacctaagTCTTGGccaaattctatcgccggtggaaaaaaaaacaaaatggcggaaaaacaatatAGTCGCCATACAAAGTGGGATATACAAATatcacgggatattttaaatatctttactccttatattttaacaaaatcctctaacctgaacaacatcgcaccaaagacccGCCTCTCTTACTTGTCAATTACCCCTGGGAATACCAGTAGTAATTGTCAGGTGTTGAAAATCCTCTCCCTTACAGTATTCCTGCAAGTCATTACTTGTAAAGGCGCCCCCTTATCTGATATTATCCTGGTGggatttccaaaaaatattgcaaaGAAACTATAGACAAGCTATAGTTTCATTTGCAGTAGTGGCCTTTGTAGGAAAGATCCACACAAACTTGGTAAATCCATCAACGATAGTGAGTATTATATAACTTCTTTGTTTCTGTCATGGGTCCGATGTGATCGACGTGCACTGAAGGTGCGGCAGTTTCGAACAAACACAGGACATGCGAGCTACTTTAAAAGCGAAAGGTCATCATCAAGTCATCGAAATCTCGGAAACTAGAAATACTATGTCTCAAACTTTGCATGAGGATTCCTTTTAGGATGTAGGCGTTCTCTAAGACGTGATTTTTGGAAATTCAGCCTCTAAGGGGGTGAAGAGAGACGGCATAGTTTGAATGAAACTTACGTACTTAGTTTTAGTACTTACTAGTTTTTCGCGAACGCAGTCGCGGGTAACAAACAGTACTAGCTGCTGGATAAAGAAGATATCAGGGGTATTAACACAGGGTGTGTTATTGAAAGAAAAGCATTCTAAAGAAAACCTATCTCACTAAGGTACTTATACGAATTTTGGTCTTTATTGCGTGCGAGTCGcgcaaccatagaataaatactaatacagggtgttagtgacaccgtaacgaatactaagggggatgattcaggccatgattcagagttaatatcaagtgaaattttccggcgcaaaattattatttttttgtgtttttttaatattattttcaattctattacTTTTGCGctggaaaattttacttgatattaactcagaataatgatcatccccctcagtatccgttacgatgtcacttacaccccgtacaagtacgtacaaatccacacaattacaaaaagttccatacttttgcgacagtaAATTCCACATTTCCGTGTGTaaaattttgttaattattatcCATACTATCTAAAATTAGGAACATGAGGCATTCGGAAAATTAAGAAATGGCAAAATTAAGACTTTTCATAAAGAAGAACTCGTCTcaataataattagaaaaaaaattacacaTGGAAATATAAGAACTAGGAACTAGCCGCCGACATCCtccctatacgtagtatttattatccGTTATTCTATGCCTGCACATAGCAGTGCtgctgggaactgatattaggcacccaaattactaaattgtatgaCAGTATTTTatgattctttaaaaaaagaacgtctagtttagttgtgagaagctgcagtagttttaggtggttgagacgttcgttatgtaaataatgacgattcaaagtgtaactattacctattgaataaagatattttttgaatttgaatggttttttggcggcgagggtgtgctgccgctaAAGGATGGTATTCGACGCACAGAACAGAGCATAGCAACCTGCTAGCCACAAGTTCCCAGATCCCGGTTTGATGTTGGAAGatgtatatatgcgtcacgctgtgtaaacttcgatagcgcgtttgaggactgcattattgaatgctGGCGCCATCtattgcatgtgagcggaactagctggtcttAGCTGgaattataggctgtttatattatgtatcgcCATCGTACTGAGTTGGATTATACAGCATGTTTGTCTCGGTACTCCTATCAGTAGGAGTACGACGAGACCCTCAAATCATCAAACTCGATAACTACGATGATGATGCATCAGACTCCTATATAGGTTACTTAGGTCAATATACAGTAAAAACCTTAGAAATCTTATATTATTTCTCTATTGTTACAGTACGGACGAAGATGCGCGGCAAGCCATGATGCTCGATGGCGGGAAGATCAAGGAAATACAAGTGAAGCTGCACCTGAGCTCGCGCTCTGAGATGCACAAGGTGATAGAGGCGGCGCGGCAGAGCGTGCCTATACTCACGCTGACCGCTCCCGCCGCACCCGTCCCGGCTGTGGTCCCCGCCCCCGCAACCATCCCCGCTCCCGTCCCAGCCACGATAGTCCCCCCCACCATGCCCGCTGTCCCCGCCGCCCCCGTCATCTCCCCCTTCTCCGCCGCCCTCGGCAACAACATCGGCTTCGGCATTCCCGGCATCGGTAACCCCCAAGAAATACCCCAACCGGCCGTCATCGAACCCCCCGCACCCCTCGTCAGCCCCCCCGTAATAACCACCGAAGAATCCAATGACAACGACGACAAGCAAGAAAGAAAAAGGAGCAAGGAAAAGGATAGAAGACGATCTCGGTCCCGCTCTCGATCGAGGGATAGAGACCGAAAAGACAGAAAAAGGGATCGACGCGATAGGTCCCGCTCTAGAGAGCGTCGGCGTCGCGACCGCAGCCGCAGCAGGGACAGGCGCGACCGCAAACGTGACAGGAAAGACCGCAGTCGCTCACGAGATCGCTCCCCGTCTCGACGATCCCGCGATCGCAGAAACAAGTCGCCACAAATAGACAAACCGTTTGAGCCGTCAGGAGAGGGCCTGCTCCCTCCTCCTCCGCCGGTGTTCGGCAATAAGATACAAAATGCTCCAGCATTGATACAAAACAACATACCGAACGGACCGGCAGCTCAGATAGAACCTAATCGTTTCTCCGACCCGACTATAGCTGAAGCGTACAATAAACTGCAGGAGCTCGGGAAGAAACGCAACCCCAATGCTTTTCAAGGACAAGAGCAGCAGAATGGTGGCCGAATGCAAGGCGCTCGAGGCGGCGGCAACATGGCGCGCGGTGGTATGTTCCGCCGTGAGGGGGGGCGCCCGTCCCGCTTTGAGAATAACGAGGCTCAACGAGATTGCAGCGTAGCCATCAGGAATGCGCCCAACCACACCAGCTATGGCGACGTGCGGCGGTTCTTCCCCTTCATGATCGACAAGCACGGCATCAAAATGATAAACGACAACATGGGACGACGCACTGGCAACATATACGTACGATTCTGTGACCCTCGCTCGAAGCATCTCGCTCTGCAACGGAAAAACAATGAGCTGAAAGGATCTGAAGTTATCGTCGAGTCTTTAGATGACGACGCGTATGATTCAGCTGTCGACTCATTCTTACCTTACCGAGACGACAATGGCGAGGAACACACTATTGACATAACCGAACCAGAAGAAAAACCGATACCTGTCTTTACAATACTTAAACTCACAGACCTACCAAACTTCGTTAAAGAACAtgacataattaaaattttcagtGACTTCTCCCTGCTTTCGATCATGCTCAACGACGACCGTATGACGCGTACAAAAGTAGCGTTCGTACAGTTTGCGAAGCCCGAAGAGGCCAAAGAAGCCTTCGACCGAAAAGACAGGTACATATTTGGGCGAAGACACCCGACGATAGCAGTGTGCTCAAGTGAAGAGTACGAGAAGGAAAAAGCCATACAGAACGAGAAGATGATGGGAGATCCTCGCACGGTCCGTCCAGAGCTTAGAGAAATGGAGCCGCCGCCACAGCAGGAGCCGGTCGTCCCGAGGGACCCGAGGCAGCGTCGTCCTCAGTTCGAGAACGGACCGCCACAACAGGGCAGCCCTGCACAGCAGCCGCAAGGGCCAGCGTTTTTCGGAAATACTCCATTCCCACAGCAACAGTTCCCGCCGCAGGCGGCGTTCCCCGCGCCGCAGTTCGGCGGCTTTCCCAGCGGCGGCCTCGACCCGCGTACCGCCGCCGCCAACTGGGCCAGCCGCCCCGCCTTCCCCAACCAGATGGGAAACATGCACAATCACAACCGTCCTACCAATGATCTGGACAACGAGCCCCTCGATTGCGTGCTAATGAAGGGCTTGCCTCGAGAAGCGACCGACAGAACCATCGTGACATTCCTATCCGACACGGGCGCGGTTCCCGCTAGAATACACCTGATGCTGGATGCTAGTGGCATGCCGTCAGGAGACTGCTTCTGTGAGTTCCGGTCAGTGCAGGAAGCTCGCATGGCCACCACCAAACACGGGCAAAACTTGGAAGGTTGTCGTGTTACTGTCGACTTGGTCACGCGTACCGTCGTCGAGGAGGCCCTCGAAGGACCTAAACAGCCGGAGATGCGTGATGGGATTTTAGGCACGGGTCCACCACCGCAGTTCTACGATAATAATCAGCGGGGTGGATTCGTATCGCGCGGCTTTAGGGGTCGCGGAGGCTTCGACAGGGGAGGGTACGACCGCGGCGGCTTCCGAGGTGGCTACGAAGGACGCGGAGGCGGCTTCCGAGGTAGAGGTGGGTTCAACGAcagaggtcgcgggttcgaccGCGGCAGAGGTCGCGGATTCAGCCGGGGCCGCGGCGGGTTTGAGAACGGCATGGGTCGCGATCGGGACTCGATGCAGCACCAACCAGACGAATCGGACCCCGCTTTGGAAGACTTCGGAGCACCGGGCTGCGTGGTCTCCATGGAGAACGTGCCCTTCAGAGCCTCCGTGGACGACATCTTGACCTTCTTCTCGGAGTTTGAGTTGACGC
This window encodes:
- the LOC126376183 gene encoding ribonuclease E translates to MSVIIRLQNLPWSANALDIRNFFRGLSIPEGGVHIVGGELGDAFIAFSTDEDARQAMMLDGGKIKEIQVKLHLSSRSEMHKVIEAARQSVPILTLTAPAAPVPAVVPAPATIPAPVPATIVPPTMPAVPAAPVISPFSAALGNNIGFGIPGIGNPQEIPQPAVIEPPAPLVSPPVITTEESNDNDDKQERKRSKEKDRRRSRSRSRSRDRDRKDRKRDRRDRSRSRERRRRDRSRSRDRRDRKRDRKDRSRSRDRSPSRRSRDRRNKSPQIDKPFEPSGEGLLPPPPPVFGNKIQNAPALIQNNIPNGPAAQIEPNRFSDPTIAEAYNKLQELGKKRNPNAFQGQEQQNGGRMQGARGGGNMARGGMFRREGGRPSRFENNEAQRDCSVAIRNAPNHTSYGDVRRFFPFMIDKHGIKMINDNMGRRTGNIYVRFCDPRSKHLALQRKNNELKGSEVIVESLDDDAYDSAVDSFLPYRDDNGEEHTIDITEPEEKPIPVFTILKLTDLPNFVKEHDIIKIFSDFSLLSIMLNDDRMTRTKVAFVQFAKPEEAKEAFDRKDRYIFGRRHPTIAVCSSEEYEKEKAIQNEKMMGDPRTVRPELREMEPPPQQEPVVPRDPRQRRPQFENGPPQQGSPAQQPQGPAFFGNTPFPQQQFPPQAAFPAPQFGGFPSGGLDPRTAAANWASRPAFPNQMGNMHNHNRPTNDLDNEPLDCVLMKGLPREATDRTIVTFLSDTGAVPARIHLMLDASGMPSGDCFCEFRSVQEARMATTKHGQNLEGCRVTVDLVTRTVVEEALEGPKQPEMRDGILGTGPPPQFYDNNQRGGFVSRGFRGRGGFDRGGYDRGGFRGGYEGRGGGFRGRGGFNDRGRGFDRGRGRGFSRGRGGFENGMGRDRDSMQHQPDESDPALEDFGAPGCVVSMENVPFRASVDDILTFFSEFELTQDDIIRRYNERGQPTGDARVAFRTPFDAQRAVKTRHMDNIHDRRINLTIL